Genomic segment of Citrus sinensis cultivar Valencia sweet orange chromosome 7, DVS_A1.0, whole genome shotgun sequence:
attaaataatgttagtagaaaaaaaaaaaaattctttccaaaGATTTTTCTACAATAAAGGAGTTGAGTGGCAATCTTGAGCCTAAAATGAAAAGTGCAAACAGCTGGTTTATGAAaaaagagtgatgatacagtcataaatttttgtacaaatttattttgtacaaattaatttggtattaactcattggttgaataaaaatacaaaataataaaatcaaatcatatgGATCAAGAGATATataattcaaccaatttaaTCATGCCACCAGTttgtaccaaaaaaaaaaaaattgtaccaAAATTTGTAactatattattactcataAAGAAGACTAACCTTGATTGAGATTCTGAATTACTCCCACAATCAGAAAACAGAACCTTAATAATAGGCTGTAGATCCAACTTTAGAATTGGCCCCGTAGTGCTGTCCATGCCCGAACAATAACCAGTACAGCACCAAGCATTTGGATTCAAGAGAACAATTTGTAGCATGGGAGATTTGGTTTTCAAATCCCTTACCAGAGTCCGAAATGATAATTCGTCTTTTGCACTTTCCAGAAGCTGATTCGTGAACATTCTCTCCAAAGTATATTTCCTGCCGATGATGAGAAAAGTTAGTTTACCATCcagcaacaaaaataaaagtcaaGCTCTATTAAGAGGTCCTTGTCCAAAAATAGCACCGTATATGTTGgttagaaaattttacataacGTTTGCTTACCGGAATTTGTCATCTGATCCACTGATAGGTAAACAAGTGGAAATGTAACACTTAAAGAGTCGAACCCCACCATCTATAGGGGCATCACTGGTACTAGAAGGGTATGCTCCAAGAAAAGTTAAACAGCAGGGACACAGAAATTCAATCCACTCAATATCCTTTGAGAGATTATAGGATCTAGCCATGAAAATGTTTCCGAGAAAGCCATTACGAAAAGATCTCTGATCTGCCGTGTTTCTCTCAGTTTTTTGGTACAGAGAAGAAGATTCAGACAGAGTAGGTTTACAACCTTCACCAACATGATCTTGAATTTCCTGAGTTGCATGAACACAACATCCAGGGGCAGAAGCCACATTTTCAGATGAACCAGATACCGGTAATGTGCAAAACAAGCTGTCTCCGCTAGTTTCTTTCTCATTAACATCAAATTGCTGGGTTACAATAAAGTTTTCATCCTTAGGACccataaaacttaattttccACTAAAATCATGCACTAGCTCATTCTGGTCATCACAGCCAGCAGTTTTTCTGTAAATAATTCCAGGATCTAGTGCAGATCCACATGTAACATCTTCAACAGTTGAGGCCAGTCCAGCCTGGCACTTTCCGCCACCAACCCGCTCAGGAAAATTGCATCCCACAAGATCATCCTTGAAAAGGGTAACAGTTGTACAATTTAACAGGCACATACTCGTTACACATGTGTAGCAATTTGCATACCTAGTTACCAACTTCTCACTTATGCCTCCAAATGAACAACAACAAGCTCCAAACCAGTTGTCAGCAGCCTCTTGCCAGTTAACAGATGGCATCTCCACAAAATTTCTACATTTAtgcattaaagaaattaaaaaaaaaggagagaaacAAACCATCAGATTGATGTCCAATGCATAGCAAAGCTCATAAAATGGCTatacaaaaaaattcttaCCTAATAGGTGTTTTAGTCAACTTAGTCGAGCAATTTCTGCAATAAAAATGTACACCTTCCTTCTTCAATGATAACTTCTTTATATCTAATTCATGTTGAATGTGCATAACACACATGTTAGAGCACAATGGCTGCCATGTGCTTATAGTTTATGATCTCGGAGCACAaatgacaaaacaaaaaagaaataagtacAATAAATGCGAGTCACCAGAATCCATCAGCAGTGGTGTTGACAAGTGAGAGTCGGCAATTTGAGTCAATCGAAGCACGGAATCAGAGCTTGCGACAATCGGATGATCAACGGGAAGAAGCAAGACGAGCTTAACTTCAATGTGGTCAGCCAAAGCTCGGTAACTAACCGGGGACTCGGAGTCGATCAAAACTTTCGGAATGGGAACTAGCAGCGAGATTTGACTTTGCAAGTCTTGTTGCTGAACCCAGGTAATGGAAACGTGATGTTTGGGTAGATTGAGATTGACTTCGAGATTTTGACATTGGTTTGAGGTGTTTGTGTGAGTATGCGAATCGAAGACAAATAATTTGAGAGTTGGAGAGTGAGACTGAGCTTCCCACGTGAACCGCCATTTTCTAGGGTTTTTGATTGCCATGGCTTTTGTTTATATTTCTGCAAATTTGCTTCTTACCCGCGTCAATCAAAATGGGTGGTAGTCAAAGAATTGGGCTAAATAGTGGTTGTCAGGCCCAATATATCGGTCTAGTTTTCTTGGGCCTTAAAATATGTTTCTCAGCCCATTGATAATTGGACGGTGAAATTGTCATCCTCAATGCCCAAGTCTATGACCGTCATATCGCACGATGATGATCTCCCAGTATTTTTCAGATTACGGGATTATTATCGATTTGGTTAACAAGggaaattaatcattttctgcCTTACCCTTTTGATAGGATCGTAACAGGAGCATCACACCAGCAAGCACCCACCGGTCCAAATCATACTCCAAGCTTTGGTCAACCATCCAAATCCAAGAAGCAACGACAACACACTTGACCAAGTAAccaaaaattctattttcttttgtccaCGTGCAGGATAATAGACG
This window contains:
- the LOC102618002 gene encoding uncharacterized protein LOC102618002, which translates into the protein MAIKNPRKWRFTWEAQSHSPTLKLFVFDSHTHTNTSNQCQNLEVNLNLPKHHVSITWVQQQDLQSQISLLVPIPKVLIDSESPVSYRALADHIEVKLVLLLPVDHPIVASSDSVLRLTQIADSHLSTPLLMDSDIKKLSLKKEGVHFYCRNCSTKLTKTPIRNFVEMPSVNWQEAADNWFGACCCSFGGISEKLVTRYANCYTCVTSMCLLNCTTVTLFKDDLVGCNFPERVGGGKCQAGLASTVEDVTCGSALDPGIIYRKTAGCDDQNELVHDFSGKLSFMGPKDENFIVTQQFDVNEKETSGDSLFCTLPVSGSSENVASAPGCCVHATQEIQDHVGEGCKPTLSESSSLYQKTERNTADQRSFRNGFLGNIFMARSYNLSKDIEWIEFLCPCCLTFLGAYPSSTSDAPIDGGVRLFKCYISTCLPISGSDDKFRKYTLERMFTNQLLESAKDELSFRTLVRDLKTKSPMLQIVLLNPNAWCCTGYCSGMDSTTGPILKLDLQPIIKVLFSDCGSNSESQSRILDDWQTKNLADDVFMLKRPIEELIKLLVSAKDTLPPSYTSIEDFHLSCLQR